Proteins from one Aythya fuligula isolate bAytFul2 chromosome 11, bAytFul2.pri, whole genome shotgun sequence genomic window:
- the FAM174B gene encoding membrane protein FAM174B: protein MRSAGLPLLLSASLPLLLLLLLLPPVSRGSQEPPAAAAGGGAGPVNGSRVPAEPPAAAGNHSGALLSPVPALLRDLSALKAAVIGACGLTAALIACLLLRVFRSGKRIKKTRKYDIITTPAERVEMAPLNEEDDEDEDSTVFDVKYR, encoded by the exons ATGCGCTCCGCggggctgccgctgctgctctcggcctccctccctctcctcctcctcctcctcctcctgcctccggTCTCCCGAGGCAGCCAggagcctccagcagcagcagcaggaggaggagcagggccgGTGAACGGCAGCCGTGTgcccgccgagccccccgctGCCGCCGGTAACCACAGCGGGGCCCTGCTCAGCCCCGTGCCCGCGCTGCTCCGCGACCTCTCGGCGCTGAAAGCCGCCGTCATCGGGGCCTGCGGCCTCACCGCCGCCCTCATCGCCTGCCTCCTGCTCCGCGTCTTCAG GTCTGGCAAGAGGATTAAGAAGACCAGGAAGTATGACATAATCACCACTCCAGCTGAGCGGGTAGAAATGGCTCCTCTGAACGAAGAAGACGATGAGGACGAAGACTCAACAGTGTTTGATGTGAAATACAG